A genomic segment from Ignavibacteriota bacterium encodes:
- the wecB gene encoding UDP-N-acetylglucosamine 2-epimerase (non-hydrolyzing), with amino-acid sequence MKKKTVAVIFGTRPDTIKMAPIILKLQEEQEWCRVVTIATAQHRQMLDQVLDVFHITADHDLNIMQPKQSLATITHNAIEALDNVLVQESPDMVLVQGDTLTTFVGSLAAFFRHVPVGHVEAGLRTNDKTQPFPEEINRRLTTVIGDLHFAPTDTARKALLRERVDPRTIHVTGNSVIDALHIAVGQKHTFSTPELQRAAADKRKLILVTMHRRENWGEPMRGAALALRRIAESSPDALVVFPIHKNPIVRDAVMPVLSGMENVMLMEPLDYMDFVHIMARSHLLITDSGGVQEEGPALGKPVLVLREVTERPEAVKYGTVKLVGTDPEKIYAGAKRLLGNAAAYRKMAGAVNPYGDGKASERTVDAIKHFFGLRRTMGKEFVAKKKR; translated from the coding sequence ATGAAGAAGAAGACCGTTGCCGTGATCTTCGGGACCCGTCCCGATACCATCAAGATGGCACCCATCATCCTGAAGCTCCAGGAGGAGCAGGAGTGGTGCCGGGTGGTCACCATTGCCACTGCACAGCACCGCCAGATGCTGGACCAGGTGCTGGATGTCTTTCACATCACGGCCGACCATGATCTCAATATCATGCAGCCGAAGCAGAGCCTGGCAACGATCACGCACAACGCCATCGAGGCATTGGACAATGTCCTCGTGCAGGAATCGCCGGACATGGTGCTGGTGCAGGGCGACACGCTGACCACCTTCGTGGGAAGCCTCGCGGCGTTCTTCCGTCATGTGCCTGTCGGCCATGTGGAGGCCGGACTGCGCACGAACGATAAGACCCAACCGTTCCCGGAAGAGATCAACAGGCGGCTGACGACGGTGATCGGCGATCTCCACTTTGCACCGACCGACACCGCGCGGAAGGCCTTGCTGCGTGAACGCGTCGATCCACGGACCATTCACGTGACCGGCAACTCCGTGATCGATGCGCTCCACATCGCGGTCGGGCAGAAACACACGTTCTCGACACCTGAGCTCCAGAGAGCGGCGGCGGACAAGCGGAAGTTGATCCTCGTGACCATGCACCGCAGGGAGAACTGGGGCGAACCTATGCGTGGCGCCGCACTCGCGCTGCGCCGCATCGCGGAATCGTCGCCCGATGCGCTCGTCGTCTTCCCGATCCATAAGAACCCGATCGTCCGCGATGCCGTGATGCCCGTGCTCAGCGGGATGGAGAATGTGATGCTGATGGAGCCGCTGGATTACATGGACTTCGTCCACATCATGGCGCGGTCGCACCTGCTCATCACGGATTCGGGCGGGGTGCAGGAGGAAGGGCCGGCGCTGGGCAAGCCCGTGCTCGTGCTCCGCGAGGTGACCGAACGCCCCGAGGCGGTGAAGTACGGCACGGTGAAGCTTGTCGGGACCGATCCGGAGAAGATCTATGCCGGCGCGAAGAGGCTCCTGGGTAACGCGGCGGCGTACAGGAAGATGGCCGGTGCGGTGAATCCGTACGGCGACGGCAAAGCCTCGGAACGTACGGTGGATGCGATCAAGCACTTCTTCGGTTTGCGAAGGACGATGGGGAAGGAATTCGTCGCGAAGAAGAAGCGATAA
- a CDS encoding DUF2334 domain-containing protein: protein MEELKTRGNVGRRRSSGAWLYLSLLALLLLFAVAAPASAEPPKKVLIVVEGRTDPTSFAIGDGRHLAALLGHFNVTSTVIGVDDYASGRMQAFAQVFYIGFHAKNAVPRPFLDDVLAGSTPVMWIHTGFREFSASHDLKKRFGFTVGGMDSTGVYTVVERGTDRFTKTEPMLNVVTITDHARVRVFATVYAPKSGRRLPYIIGSGTFLYCADSPFSMTGPSDRYIMFADMLHDILGEDHDHSHSALIRIEDVNPMEQPDRLRDVADVLSSRGIPFLVGVSPFYVIPAEGVRVSLSDKPDLVDALKYMVNNGGTIVMHGITHQYRGTTGADYEFWDESTNRPIAGETEEGVRRKVELGIQEFMRNGLYPLVWETPHYTGSFTLYNVIGDYFTTAMEQRLTIENADYSQFFPYIIRRDLFGQMIYPENLGYVPLSTDPAVGRARIREMARDARTNLAVRDGFAAGFFHSFVDHALLEELVDSLRAMGYTFLDVREDRHRVAMRDRVILTGSQDYSVALTDQYLAETTFDRNGEPIARVTSEERLTGTSTHSVTLNPGEWYKAEPTEFRERQLSTMDRAWLKVRQATAAILAPGGGWREARPAVLWNQYARGAAYNDQASFAALFASVSIPVDTIFVGEPVDPGQYNVMVVPYGFVDSLRLEEYDALVRWVKAGGCLITDTHNYLIEEMGFHFTGTLIRVNRVQDRMFPEERISWRMAEPLPKFEVGDGDEVFCMDNETEAPLVAGREFGKGKVIFIGTRFDPHSQLGYSHYPFMMEYIRTFFSVAPVLRREALEMYFDPGFRHSQSIEQLIKLWVQQGIRRIHVAGWHMYPKYTYDYERLITLAHANGILVYAWLEPPQVSQKFWLEHPEWREKNYLGQDVRPSWRYPVAMTDSRARQAMLAEYNAFLHKFDFDGVNIAELYFEAGLGLSEPALYTPMHPSARRDLLALLGQDPAGLFDPRSSIHWKEHPAVRNLVSAYRVRTLDRVYREILGVAQAIGKEREGFEVIVTAMDSYGSPELREQIGVDMDGIIRLQKEFGFALQVEDPERRWSTDPMRYESIGADYAGRLGSAEKLLLDLNILSFRSKDVITPFPTMIQTGTECFQLVRAAALGAPRSTIYAESSVNPQDMLLLSAAYAGAASMHHEGGGYHIETPHHLMLKLPPAVKEVYLDGIPLAPVRDNLYMIPSGNHIVAPVSDVTGLDVAPPVLSAHPFHHRHAPCDRL, encoded by the coding sequence ATGGAAGAGTTGAAGACGAGGGGGAACGTGGGACGGCGGAGATCTTCCGGGGCGTGGTTGTACCTTTCACTTCTCGCGCTTCTGCTGCTTTTTGCTGTCGCTGCTCCCGCATCGGCGGAGCCGCCGAAGAAGGTCCTCATTGTCGTTGAGGGGAGGACCGACCCCACCAGCTTTGCCATTGGTGATGGACGCCATCTTGCCGCACTGCTCGGTCATTTCAATGTGACATCCACCGTGATCGGCGTGGACGACTACGCGTCCGGCCGCATGCAGGCATTCGCGCAGGTCTTCTATATCGGATTCCATGCAAAGAATGCGGTCCCCCGCCCATTCCTCGACGATGTGCTCGCCGGGTCGACACCCGTGATGTGGATCCATACCGGCTTCCGGGAGTTCTCGGCATCGCACGACCTGAAGAAACGGTTCGGGTTCACCGTCGGCGGCATGGATTCCACAGGCGTCTACACGGTCGTCGAGCGCGGCACCGACCGCTTCACCAAGACCGAGCCGATGTTGAATGTGGTCACGATCACCGATCACGCCCGTGTGCGGGTGTTCGCGACCGTCTACGCGCCGAAGTCCGGCCGCCGCCTTCCGTATATCATAGGCTCCGGAACGTTCCTGTACTGTGCCGACTCGCCGTTCTCGATGACCGGGCCATCCGACCGGTACATCATGTTCGCGGACATGCTGCACGACATCCTCGGCGAGGACCATGATCATTCCCACTCCGCACTCATCCGCATCGAGGATGTGAATCCGATGGAGCAGCCGGACCGGCTGCGTGACGTCGCCGATGTGCTTTCCTCCCGGGGTATCCCGTTCCTGGTGGGGGTGTCGCCGTTCTATGTGATCCCCGCCGAAGGCGTCCGCGTCAGCCTCTCCGACAAGCCCGATCTTGTCGATGCCCTGAAGTATATGGTCAACAACGGCGGCACGATCGTGATGCACGGGATCACCCACCAGTACCGGGGCACCACCGGGGCGGACTACGAGTTCTGGGATGAGAGTACGAACCGTCCGATCGCCGGTGAGACCGAAGAAGGGGTCCGCCGGAAGGTCGAGCTGGGCATCCAGGAGTTCATGCGCAACGGATTGTATCCACTGGTCTGGGAGACCCCGCACTACACCGGGTCGTTCACGCTGTATAACGTGATCGGCGACTATTTCACGACCGCGATGGAGCAGCGGCTGACCATCGAGAATGCCGACTACAGCCAGTTCTTCCCGTACATCATCCGCCGGGATCTCTTCGGCCAGATGATCTATCCCGAGAACCTGGGATACGTTCCGCTGAGCACCGACCCGGCCGTCGGCCGTGCGCGGATCCGGGAGATGGCGCGCGATGCACGCACCAATCTCGCGGTGCGTGATGGGTTCGCCGCGGGGTTCTTCCATTCGTTCGTGGACCATGCGCTGCTCGAGGAACTCGTGGATTCGCTCCGCGCGATGGGCTATACGTTCCTCGATGTGCGCGAGGATCGCCACCGCGTCGCCATGCGCGACCGCGTGATCCTCACGGGATCGCAGGACTACAGTGTCGCGCTCACCGACCAGTATCTTGCCGAGACCACCTTTGACCGCAACGGAGAACCGATCGCGCGCGTGACGTCCGAAGAGCGGCTGACCGGCACGAGCACGCATTCCGTGACCTTGAACCCGGGGGAGTGGTACAAGGCCGAGCCGACAGAATTCCGGGAGCGCCAGTTGTCCACGATGGACCGCGCATGGTTGAAGGTCCGCCAGGCAACGGCAGCCATCCTCGCTCCGGGAGGGGGCTGGCGTGAAGCCAGGCCGGCCGTGCTCTGGAACCAGTATGCCCGCGGTGCGGCGTACAATGACCAGGCCTCGTTCGCGGCGTTGTTCGCGAGCGTCAGCATCCCGGTGGATACGATCTTCGTCGGCGAACCGGTGGATCCGGGCCAGTACAATGTCATGGTCGTCCCCTACGGATTCGTGGACTCCCTCCGGCTGGAGGAGTATGATGCTCTCGTGCGGTGGGTGAAGGCCGGCGGATGCCTGATCACCGATACGCACAACTATCTGATCGAGGAGATGGGGTTCCACTTCACCGGGACGTTGATCCGGGTGAACCGCGTGCAGGACCGGATGTTCCCCGAGGAGCGCATCTCCTGGCGCATGGCGGAACCCCTTCCGAAGTTCGAGGTGGGGGATGGGGATGAGGTCTTCTGCATGGACAACGAGACGGAGGCGCCGCTCGTTGCCGGCAGGGAGTTCGGCAAGGGGAAGGTCATCTTCATCGGTACGCGGTTCGACCCCCACTCGCAACTGGGGTACAGCCACTATCCGTTCATGATGGAATACATCCGCACCTTCTTCAGCGTTGCGCCGGTGTTGCGCCGGGAGGCGCTCGAGATGTACTTCGATCCCGGCTTCCGGCACTCGCAGAGCATCGAACAACTCATCAAGCTCTGGGTCCAGCAGGGCATCCGGCGCATCCACGTGGCCGGCTGGCACATGTATCCGAAATACACCTACGATTATGAACGGCTGATCACTCTCGCCCACGCGAACGGCATCCTCGTGTATGCGTGGTTGGAACCGCCGCAGGTGAGCCAGAAGTTCTGGCTGGAGCATCCGGAATGGCGCGAGAAGAACTATCTCGGCCAGGATGTGCGCCCCTCGTGGCGCTACCCCGTGGCCATGACCGATTCGCGGGCGCGGCAGGCGATGCTTGCCGAGTACAACGCCTTCCTCCACAAATTCGATTTCGATGGCGTGAACATCGCCGAGCTGTACTTCGAGGCGGGGTTGGGCCTGTCGGAACCCGCGCTCTACACGCCCATGCATCCGTCGGCGCGGCGGGACCTCCTTGCGTTGCTCGGTCAGGATCCGGCCGGACTCTTCGACCCGCGTTCGTCGATCCACTGGAAGGAACACCCCGCTGTGCGGAACCTCGTCAGCGCGTACCGCGTCCGGACCCTCGACCGCGTCTATCGCGAGATCCTGGGCGTTGCACAGGCGATCGGGAAGGAGCGGGAAGGATTCGAGGTGATCGTGACGGCGATGGACAGCTACGGATCGCCGGAACTCCGGGAGCAGATCGGCGTGGACATGGACGGCATCATCCGCCTGCAGAAGGAGTTCGGGTTCGCCCTGCAGGTGGAGGACCCCGAACGGCGCTGGTCCACGGACCCGATGCGCTATGAGTCGATCGGTGCCGACTATGCCGGGCGCCTCGGCTCCGCGGAGAAGCTGCTGCTGGACCTGAACATCCTGTCCTTCCGCAGCAAGGATGTGATCACCCCGTTCCCGACGATGATCCAGACAGGCACGGAGTGCTTCCAGTTGGTCCGTGCTGCGGCGCTGGGCGCTCCGCGGTCAACGATCTATGCGGAGTCGAGTGTGAACCCGCAGGACATGCTGCTTCTCTCCGCGGCCTATGCGGGGGCAGCGTCCATGCACCATGAGGGCGGGGGCTATCACATCGAAACCCCGCACCACCTGATGCTCAAGCTGCCTCCGGCGGTCAAGGAAGTGTATCTGGATGGGATACCGCTTGCGCCGGTGCGCGACAATCTGTACATGATCCCCTCCGGCAACCACATCGTGGCGCCGGTGAGCGATGTGACCGGCCTCGATGTCGCCCCACCAGTTCTTTCCGCACATCCTTTCCATCACCGGCACGCTCCATGCGATCGACTATGA